From the genome of Glycine max cultivar Williams 82 chromosome 2, Glycine_max_v4.0, whole genome shotgun sequence, one region includes:
- the LOC100806771 gene encoding serine/threonine-protein kinase SRK2E isoform X1: MSVGPGMDLPIMHDSDRYEFVRDIGSGNFGVARLMRDKHTEELVAVKYIERGEKIDENVQREIINHRSLRHPNIVRFKEVILTPTHLAIVMEYASGGELFERICNAGRFSEDEARFFFQQLISGVSYCHAMQVCHRDLKLENTLLDGSPAPRLKICDFGYSKSSVLHSQPKSTVGTPAYIAPEVLLKKEYDGKIADVWSCGVTLYVMLVGAYPFEDPEEPKNFRKTIHRILNVQYSIPDYVHISSECRHLISRIFVADPAKRISIPEIRNHEWFLKNLQSDLMDGNTNNNQFEEPDQPMQSIEEIMQIIKEATIPAAGSQSLNHDLTGSLDIDDDMDSDPDLDLDSSGEIVYAM; encoded by the exons ATGAGTGTTGGGCCAGGAATGGATTTGCCGATCATGCATGACAGTGATCGCTATGAGTTTGTGCGTGACATTGGTTCTGGGAATTTCGGTGTGGCCAGGCTTATGAGGGACAAACATACTGAGGAACTTGTTGCTGTTAAGTATATTGAGAGAGGTGAAAAG ATAGATGAAAATGTACAAAGGGAAATTATAAATCACAGATCACTGAGGCATCCCAATATTGTCAGGTTCAAGGAG GTTATATTGACACCAACACATTTGGCAATTGTGATGGAATATGCTTCTGGAGGAGAGCTATTTGAGAGAATATGCAATGCAGGGAGGTTCAGTGAGGATGAG GCGCGCTTCTTCTTCCAACAACTTATATCAGGAGTTAGCTACTGTCATGCAATG CAAGTATGCCATCGCGACTTGAAGTTGGAAAACACATTGTTGGATGGTAGTCCTGCTCCTCGTTTGAAGATTTGTGATTTTGGCTATTCAAAG TCTTCAGTGCTACATTCACAACCAAAATCTACAGTTGGTACCCCTGCATATATCGCTCCAGAAGTTTTGCTTAAGAAGGAATATGATGGCAAG ATAGCAGATGTGTGGTCTTGTGGGGTGACCTTATATGTCATGTTGGTTGGTGCATATCCTTTTGAGGATCCAGAGGAACCTAAAAATTTCCGCAAGACAATACAT AGGATTTTGAATGTTCAGTACTCAATTCCTGACTATGTTCATATATCTTCCGAGTGCCGTCATCTGATATCAAGGATTTTTGTTGCTGATCCTGCAAag AGAATCTCTATTCCTGAGATCAGAAACCATGAGTGGTTTTTGAAGAACCTTCAAAGTGATCTCATGGATGGGAATACTAACAACAACCAGTTTGAGGAGCCTGATCAACCAATGCAAAGCATAGAAGAAATCATGCAGATAATTAAGGAGGCTACAATTCCTGCAGCTGGATCTCAGTCTCTCAACCATGATCTTACTGGTAGCTTGGATATTGATGATGACATGGATTCGGATCCTGACCTTGACTTAGATAGCAGTGGAGAAATTGTGTATGCTATGTAA
- the LOC100806771 gene encoding serine/threonine-protein kinase SRK2E isoform X2: protein MDLPIMHDSDRYEFVRDIGSGNFGVARLMRDKHTEELVAVKYIERGEKIDENVQREIINHRSLRHPNIVRFKEVILTPTHLAIVMEYASGGELFERICNAGRFSEDEARFFFQQLISGVSYCHAMQVCHRDLKLENTLLDGSPAPRLKICDFGYSKSSVLHSQPKSTVGTPAYIAPEVLLKKEYDGKIADVWSCGVTLYVMLVGAYPFEDPEEPKNFRKTIHRILNVQYSIPDYVHISSECRHLISRIFVADPAKRISIPEIRNHEWFLKNLQSDLMDGNTNNNQFEEPDQPMQSIEEIMQIIKEATIPAAGSQSLNHDLTGSLDIDDDMDSDPDLDLDSSGEIVYAM, encoded by the exons ATGGATTTGCCGATCATGCATGACAGTGATCGCTATGAGTTTGTGCGTGACATTGGTTCTGGGAATTTCGGTGTGGCCAGGCTTATGAGGGACAAACATACTGAGGAACTTGTTGCTGTTAAGTATATTGAGAGAGGTGAAAAG ATAGATGAAAATGTACAAAGGGAAATTATAAATCACAGATCACTGAGGCATCCCAATATTGTCAGGTTCAAGGAG GTTATATTGACACCAACACATTTGGCAATTGTGATGGAATATGCTTCTGGAGGAGAGCTATTTGAGAGAATATGCAATGCAGGGAGGTTCAGTGAGGATGAG GCGCGCTTCTTCTTCCAACAACTTATATCAGGAGTTAGCTACTGTCATGCAATG CAAGTATGCCATCGCGACTTGAAGTTGGAAAACACATTGTTGGATGGTAGTCCTGCTCCTCGTTTGAAGATTTGTGATTTTGGCTATTCAAAG TCTTCAGTGCTACATTCACAACCAAAATCTACAGTTGGTACCCCTGCATATATCGCTCCAGAAGTTTTGCTTAAGAAGGAATATGATGGCAAG ATAGCAGATGTGTGGTCTTGTGGGGTGACCTTATATGTCATGTTGGTTGGTGCATATCCTTTTGAGGATCCAGAGGAACCTAAAAATTTCCGCAAGACAATACAT AGGATTTTGAATGTTCAGTACTCAATTCCTGACTATGTTCATATATCTTCCGAGTGCCGTCATCTGATATCAAGGATTTTTGTTGCTGATCCTGCAAag AGAATCTCTATTCCTGAGATCAGAAACCATGAGTGGTTTTTGAAGAACCTTCAAAGTGATCTCATGGATGGGAATACTAACAACAACCAGTTTGAGGAGCCTGATCAACCAATGCAAAGCATAGAAGAAATCATGCAGATAATTAAGGAGGCTACAATTCCTGCAGCTGGATCTCAGTCTCTCAACCATGATCTTACTGGTAGCTTGGATATTGATGATGACATGGATTCGGATCCTGACCTTGACTTAGATAGCAGTGGAGAAATTGTGTATGCTATGTAA
- the LOC100806771 gene encoding serine/threonine-protein kinase SRK2E isoform X3 has product MSWVDFVSLRKIPDVFVLFWLLTHDDRRIDENVQREIINHRSLRHPNIVRFKEVILTPTHLAIVMEYASGGELFERICNAGRFSEDEARFFFQQLISGVSYCHAMQVCHRDLKLENTLLDGSPAPRLKICDFGYSKSSVLHSQPKSTVGTPAYIAPEVLLKKEYDGKIADVWSCGVTLYVMLVGAYPFEDPEEPKNFRKTIHRILNVQYSIPDYVHISSECRHLISRIFVADPAKRISIPEIRNHEWFLKNLQSDLMDGNTNNNQFEEPDQPMQSIEEIMQIIKEATIPAAGSQSLNHDLTGSLDIDDDMDSDPDLDLDSSGEIVYAM; this is encoded by the exons ATGTCTTGGGTGGACTTTGTTTCCTTGAGAAAAATACCtgatgtttttgttcttttctggTTACTAACACATGATGATCGAAGG ATAGATGAAAATGTACAAAGGGAAATTATAAATCACAGATCACTGAGGCATCCCAATATTGTCAGGTTCAAGGAG GTTATATTGACACCAACACATTTGGCAATTGTGATGGAATATGCTTCTGGAGGAGAGCTATTTGAGAGAATATGCAATGCAGGGAGGTTCAGTGAGGATGAG GCGCGCTTCTTCTTCCAACAACTTATATCAGGAGTTAGCTACTGTCATGCAATG CAAGTATGCCATCGCGACTTGAAGTTGGAAAACACATTGTTGGATGGTAGTCCTGCTCCTCGTTTGAAGATTTGTGATTTTGGCTATTCAAAG TCTTCAGTGCTACATTCACAACCAAAATCTACAGTTGGTACCCCTGCATATATCGCTCCAGAAGTTTTGCTTAAGAAGGAATATGATGGCAAG ATAGCAGATGTGTGGTCTTGTGGGGTGACCTTATATGTCATGTTGGTTGGTGCATATCCTTTTGAGGATCCAGAGGAACCTAAAAATTTCCGCAAGACAATACAT AGGATTTTGAATGTTCAGTACTCAATTCCTGACTATGTTCATATATCTTCCGAGTGCCGTCATCTGATATCAAGGATTTTTGTTGCTGATCCTGCAAag AGAATCTCTATTCCTGAGATCAGAAACCATGAGTGGTTTTTGAAGAACCTTCAAAGTGATCTCATGGATGGGAATACTAACAACAACCAGTTTGAGGAGCCTGATCAACCAATGCAAAGCATAGAAGAAATCATGCAGATAATTAAGGAGGCTACAATTCCTGCAGCTGGATCTCAGTCTCTCAACCATGATCTTACTGGTAGCTTGGATATTGATGATGACATGGATTCGGATCCTGACCTTGACTTAGATAGCAGTGGAGAAATTGTGTATGCTATGTAA